The region ACAAGTTGGTGGAAGACCATCTCTTTTAATTTTCAGAGGAATGGCTGGTTTTATTGCCTTACTATTTTTCTTCTATAATATTTCACAAATACCTTTAGCAGAAGCTATGACTTTTTCAAAAACATCAACAATTTTTTCAGCTATTTTCGCATATTTATTTGTACAAGAAAAACTGGGAATTAGAGGATGGTTAGGTGTTTTTATAGGTTTTATTGGAATATTATTTATGACAGGTTTTGATGCGAATAATTTAGAAAAAACAGATTACTTAGGAATATTATGTGGTGTTGGTGCTGGATTAGCATATACATCTATTAGAGAGCTTCGAAAATTTTATGATTCAAGAGCTATTGTTTTATCATTTATGTTAATTGGAACAGTTGGACCTTTGATACTTCTGATTATTGGTACTTTTTATACAAATCATAATCTAGACTATTTATTTGCCTCTTTTGTTGTACCAACAGGTAATGATTGGTATTACATTGTTGCTTTAGGTATAACTGCTACATTTGCGCAAATTTATATGACAAAAGCGTATTCTTGTGCAAAAGCAGGAATTATTGGAACAATATCATATTCAAATATTGCATTTTCAATTATTTTAGGAATTATGTTAGGTGATAGTCTTCCTACAATATGGATTTCTTTTGGTATACTACTCATTGTTTTAAGTGGACTTTTAGTATCTAGTAAAAAGAGCTAAAAAAGGATTTATATGGAATTAGAACTTAGTACAGATTTTTGGATTTTATTTTGGATAATAATTTTTGCTTGGTATATACATGATAAATATGTTCAAAGAGATCATCAATTATTAGTAAATTATCCAATTATAGGAAGATTAAGATATGTTTTTGAGGAAGCTAGAGAACCTTTTAGACAATATTTTGGTGATGAAAAATTCTATGAATCAAAAGATAAATTAGACTGGGTTTACAAAGCTGCAAATGATGTACCAAATTATGCATCTTTTTCTCCTGCTCAACCTTTACCAAAGCCAAAATTTATGATAAGACATGCAAATATTGTATTAAATGAAGATGAAGTAGATCAAGAGTTTGAAGTTATATTTGGGGCTAATAGAAAAAACCCTTATATAAGTAAATCAATTATTGGAAGATCAGCTATGAGTGATGGATCTATCTCACCTGAAGGAACAAGAGCATTTGTAAGAGGTGCTAAAATGGGAGGTTTTGTTATTAACTCAGGTGAGGGTGGAGTAACATCTAACTTT is a window of Poseidonibacter antarcticus DNA encoding:
- a CDS encoding DMT family transporter; amino-acid sequence: MDNQVLQGAKYMLFASLLFAFMGAVAKELSDSMSSIEVVFFRNVFGVFLILLSIYRKPLSQVGGRPSLLIFRGMAGFIALLFFFYNISQIPLAEAMTFSKTSTIFSAIFAYLFVQEKLGIRGWLGVFIGFIGILFMTGFDANNLEKTDYLGILCGVGAGLAYTSIRELRKFYDSRAIVLSFMLIGTVGPLILLIIGTFYTNHNLDYLFASFVVPTGNDWYYIVALGITATFAQIYMTKAYSCAKAGIIGTISYSNIAFSIILGIMLGDSLPTIWISFGILLIVLSGLLVSSKKS